One stretch of Sander lucioperca isolate FBNREF2018 chromosome 13, SLUC_FBN_1.2, whole genome shotgun sequence DNA includes these proteins:
- the dbn1 gene encoding drebrin isoform X4 — MAVNLGKNRLALLTAYQDVIDETSDTDWALYTYEDDSNDLTLASSGGGGLAEITLTFDSARVMYGFCSLKEPTAALPRYILINWVGEDVPDARKCACASHVATIADFLQVRPTTGVEVTVNASSLDDIDPLAIGQRLTNGTAVVASPVLSRLKTREEEHRDVGTVYEKTNAEVEMKKINREEFWEQAKREEEVRKEEEKKKAAEERQRFEEERMELERKEQESREQRYRERERQIEEHRKKLQEEEEAKERLRSQTTIAAELSIDDLNLDKKETEVEEAKAIIAQRSGNPREFFKQKERAMTISVDTSPVSIHRTGDDDDEASTEHNMAAVSPIPKIVTTSIKEDFCREEEEDCRDELDSVPKQEQKPLVQESASAKPVQSVAPQARDSSDFSVWESGTDSLVNLWDSSSGPPPNPSQTSGSSNLVDLMGDAAPPSASATSAKPQPLLSFDDMVDGTFCPTTVAEDDPASLVDVTGPDQMTLSYQHALQHASAEGKEMDDVQLLLTNGETLLKEGTQASEGYFSQSQEEEFGQPEESSAKPAPVFYNKPPEIDITCWDTDPVVDDDDD, encoded by the exons gGCCTTGTACACATATGAGGATGACAGCAATGATTTGACACTGGCATCATCAGGAG GAGGCGGTCTGGCAGAGATCACACTGACCTTTGACAGCGCCAGGGTGATGTACGGCTTCTGCAGCCTGAAGGAGCCCACCGCCGCTCTGCCACGATACATCCTCATCAACTGG gtgggGGAAGATGTGCCGGACGCCAGGAAGTGTGCCTGTGCCAGCCACGTGGCCACCATCGCAGACTTCTTACAGGTCAGACCTACCACG GGGGTGGAGGTCACCGTGAACGCCAGCAGTCTGGACGACATCGACCCGTTAGCCATCGGGCAGCGGCTGACCAACGGGACGGCGGTGGTGGCGAGTCCAGTGCTGAGCCGCCTGAAAACCCGAGAGGAAGAGCACAGAGACGTG GGCACGGTGTACGAGAAGACCAATGCAGAGGTGGAGATGAAGAAAATAAATAGAGAGGAGTTTTGGGAGCAGGCCAAG CGCGAGGAAGAggtgaggaaggaggaggagaagaagaaggcgGCAGAGGAGCGGCAGCGCTTCGAGGAGGAGCGTATGGAGCTGGAGAGGAAAGAGCAGGAGAGCCGGGAGCAGCGGTACCGCGAGAGGGAGAGGCAGATCGAGGAGCACAG GAAGAAGttgcaggaagaggaagaggccaAAGAGAGGTTGCGGAGCCAGACCACCATT GCAGCAGAGCTGAGCATCGACGATCTGAATCTGGATAAGAAAGAGACTGAGGTGGAG GAGGCGAAGGCCATCATCGCTCAGCGGTCAGGAAACCCTCGGGAGTTTttcaagcagaaagagagagccaTGACCATCAGCGTCGACACCTCACCCGTCTCCATCCACAGGACCG GGGATGATGACGATGAAGCAAGCACAGAGCACAACATGGCCGCGGTGTCGCCCATTCCTAAAATAGTCACCACGTCCATCAAAGAGGACTTctgcagggaggaggaggaggactgcAGAGACGAGTTGG ATTCGGTGCCGAAGCAGGAGCAGAAGCCGCTGGTCCAGGAGTCGGCCTCCGCCAAGCCCGTGCAGAGCGTCGCCCCACAGGCCCGCGACTCCTCCGACTTCTCTGTGTGGGAGTCCGGGACAGACAGCCTTGTCAACCTGTGGGACAGTAGCTCCGGCCCTCCCCCCAACCCCTCCCAGACCTCCGGGTCCTCCAATCTGGTGGACCTGATGGGCGACGCTGCCCCGCCCAGCGCCTCCGCCACCAGCGCCAAGCCTCAGCCCCTCCTCAGCTTCGACGACATGGTGGACGGGACCTTCTGCCCGACCACTGTCGCCGAGGACGACCCCGCCAGCCTTGTGGACGTGACAGGCCCTGATCAGATGACCCTCAGCTACCAGCATGCACTACAGCATGCGTCCGCGGAGGGGAAGGAGATGGATGATGTTCAGCTGCTGTTGACCAATGGCGAGACGCTGCTGAAAGAAGGCACTCAG GCCAGTGAGGGCTATTTCAGCCAATCACAGGAGGAAGAATTTGGCCAACCAGAGGAGTCCTCGGCTAAACCTGCGCCGGTCTTTTATAACAAGCCACCAG agatTGACATTACGTGCTGGGACACGGACCCCGTGGTCGACGATGACGATGACTAA
- the dbn1 gene encoding drebrin isoform X3 translates to MAVNLGKNRLALLTAYQDVIDETSDTDWALYTYEDDSNDLTLASSGGGGLAEITLTFDSARVMYGFCSLKEPTAALPRYILINWVGEDVPDARKCACASHVATIADFLQVRPTTGVEVTVNASSLDDIDPLAIGQRLTNGTAVVASPVLSRLKTREEEHRDVGTVYEKTNAEVEMKKINREEFWEQAKREEEVRKEEEKKKAAEERQRFEEERMELERKEQESREQRYRERERQIEEHRKKLQEEEEAKERLRSQTTIAAELSIDDLNLDKKETEVEEAKAIIAQRSGNPREFFKQKERAMTISVDTSPVSIHRTGRLDSPFLKQQHSPSSPSPTPPPWGASPLRTPPHARTQPAAAAASTEHNMAAVSPIPKIVTTSIKEDFCREEEEDCRDELDSVPKQEQKPLVQESASAKPVQSVAPQARDSSDFSVWESGTDSLVNLWDSSSGPPPNPSQTSGSSNLVDLMGDAAPPSASATSAKPQPLLSFDDMVDGTFCPTTVAEDDPASLVDVTGPDQMTLSYQHALQHASAEGKEMDDVQLLLTNGETLLKEGTQASEGYFSQSQEEEFGQPEESSAKPAPVFYNKPPEIDITCWDTDPVVDDDDD, encoded by the exons gGCCTTGTACACATATGAGGATGACAGCAATGATTTGACACTGGCATCATCAGGAG GAGGCGGTCTGGCAGAGATCACACTGACCTTTGACAGCGCCAGGGTGATGTACGGCTTCTGCAGCCTGAAGGAGCCCACCGCCGCTCTGCCACGATACATCCTCATCAACTGG gtgggGGAAGATGTGCCGGACGCCAGGAAGTGTGCCTGTGCCAGCCACGTGGCCACCATCGCAGACTTCTTACAGGTCAGACCTACCACG GGGGTGGAGGTCACCGTGAACGCCAGCAGTCTGGACGACATCGACCCGTTAGCCATCGGGCAGCGGCTGACCAACGGGACGGCGGTGGTGGCGAGTCCAGTGCTGAGCCGCCTGAAAACCCGAGAGGAAGAGCACAGAGACGTG GGCACGGTGTACGAGAAGACCAATGCAGAGGTGGAGATGAAGAAAATAAATAGAGAGGAGTTTTGGGAGCAGGCCAAG CGCGAGGAAGAggtgaggaaggaggaggagaagaagaaggcgGCAGAGGAGCGGCAGCGCTTCGAGGAGGAGCGTATGGAGCTGGAGAGGAAAGAGCAGGAGAGCCGGGAGCAGCGGTACCGCGAGAGGGAGAGGCAGATCGAGGAGCACAG GAAGAAGttgcaggaagaggaagaggccaAAGAGAGGTTGCGGAGCCAGACCACCATT GCAGCAGAGCTGAGCATCGACGATCTGAATCTGGATAAGAAAGAGACTGAGGTGGAG GAGGCGAAGGCCATCATCGCTCAGCGGTCAGGAAACCCTCGGGAGTTTttcaagcagaaagagagagccaTGACCATCAGCGTCGACACCTCACCCGTCTCCATCCACAGGACCG GCCGCTTGGACAGCCCGTTCTTGAAGCAGCAGCACAGTCCCAGCAGCCCCAGTCCGACTCCCCCACCCTGGGGCGCCTCGCCCCTCCGCACCCCGCCACACGCACGGACGCAGCCCGCCGCTGCCGCCG CAAGCACAGAGCACAACATGGCCGCGGTGTCGCCCATTCCTAAAATAGTCACCACGTCCATCAAAGAGGACTTctgcagggaggaggaggaggactgcAGAGACGAGTTGG ATTCGGTGCCGAAGCAGGAGCAGAAGCCGCTGGTCCAGGAGTCGGCCTCCGCCAAGCCCGTGCAGAGCGTCGCCCCACAGGCCCGCGACTCCTCCGACTTCTCTGTGTGGGAGTCCGGGACAGACAGCCTTGTCAACCTGTGGGACAGTAGCTCCGGCCCTCCCCCCAACCCCTCCCAGACCTCCGGGTCCTCCAATCTGGTGGACCTGATGGGCGACGCTGCCCCGCCCAGCGCCTCCGCCACCAGCGCCAAGCCTCAGCCCCTCCTCAGCTTCGACGACATGGTGGACGGGACCTTCTGCCCGACCACTGTCGCCGAGGACGACCCCGCCAGCCTTGTGGACGTGACAGGCCCTGATCAGATGACCCTCAGCTACCAGCATGCACTACAGCATGCGTCCGCGGAGGGGAAGGAGATGGATGATGTTCAGCTGCTGTTGACCAATGGCGAGACGCTGCTGAAAGAAGGCACTCAG GCCAGTGAGGGCTATTTCAGCCAATCACAGGAGGAAGAATTTGGCCAACCAGAGGAGTCCTCGGCTAAACCTGCGCCGGTCTTTTATAACAAGCCACCAG agatTGACATTACGTGCTGGGACACGGACCCCGTGGTCGACGATGACGATGACTAA
- the dbn1 gene encoding drebrin isoform X2: MAVNLGKNRLALLTAYQDVIDETSDTDWALYTYEDDSNDLTLASSGGGGLAEITLTFDSARVMYGFCSLKEPTAALPRYILINWVGEDVPDARKCACASHVATIADFLQGVEVTVNASSLDDIDPLAIGQRLTNGTAVVASPVLSRLKTREEEHRDVGTVYEKTNAEVEMKKINREEFWEQAKREEEVRKEEEKKKAAEERQRFEEERMELERKEQESREQRYRERERQIEEHRKKLQEEEEAKERLRSQTTIAAELSIDDLNLDKKETEVEEAKAIIAQRSGNPREFFKQKERAMTISVDTSPVSIHRTGRLDSPFLKQQHSPSSPSPTPPPWGASPLRTPPHARTQPAAAAGDDDDEASTEHNMAAVSPIPKIVTTSIKEDFCREEEEDCRDELDSVPKQEQKPLVQESASAKPVQSVAPQARDSSDFSVWESGTDSLVNLWDSSSGPPPNPSQTSGSSNLVDLMGDAAPPSASATSAKPQPLLSFDDMVDGTFCPTTVAEDDPASLVDVTGPDQMTLSYQHALQHASAEGKEMDDVQLLLTNGETLLKEGTQASEGYFSQSQEEEFGQPEESSAKPAPVFYNKPPEIDITCWDTDPVVDDDDD, from the exons gGCCTTGTACACATATGAGGATGACAGCAATGATTTGACACTGGCATCATCAGGAG GAGGCGGTCTGGCAGAGATCACACTGACCTTTGACAGCGCCAGGGTGATGTACGGCTTCTGCAGCCTGAAGGAGCCCACCGCCGCTCTGCCACGATACATCCTCATCAACTGG gtgggGGAAGATGTGCCGGACGCCAGGAAGTGTGCCTGTGCCAGCCACGTGGCCACCATCGCAGACTTCTTACAG GGGGTGGAGGTCACCGTGAACGCCAGCAGTCTGGACGACATCGACCCGTTAGCCATCGGGCAGCGGCTGACCAACGGGACGGCGGTGGTGGCGAGTCCAGTGCTGAGCCGCCTGAAAACCCGAGAGGAAGAGCACAGAGACGTG GGCACGGTGTACGAGAAGACCAATGCAGAGGTGGAGATGAAGAAAATAAATAGAGAGGAGTTTTGGGAGCAGGCCAAG CGCGAGGAAGAggtgaggaaggaggaggagaagaagaaggcgGCAGAGGAGCGGCAGCGCTTCGAGGAGGAGCGTATGGAGCTGGAGAGGAAAGAGCAGGAGAGCCGGGAGCAGCGGTACCGCGAGAGGGAGAGGCAGATCGAGGAGCACAG GAAGAAGttgcaggaagaggaagaggccaAAGAGAGGTTGCGGAGCCAGACCACCATT GCAGCAGAGCTGAGCATCGACGATCTGAATCTGGATAAGAAAGAGACTGAGGTGGAG GAGGCGAAGGCCATCATCGCTCAGCGGTCAGGAAACCCTCGGGAGTTTttcaagcagaaagagagagccaTGACCATCAGCGTCGACACCTCACCCGTCTCCATCCACAGGACCG GCCGCTTGGACAGCCCGTTCTTGAAGCAGCAGCACAGTCCCAGCAGCCCCAGTCCGACTCCCCCACCCTGGGGCGCCTCGCCCCTCCGCACCCCGCCACACGCACGGACGCAGCCCGCCGCTGCCGCCG GGGATGATGACGATGAAGCAAGCACAGAGCACAACATGGCCGCGGTGTCGCCCATTCCTAAAATAGTCACCACGTCCATCAAAGAGGACTTctgcagggaggaggaggaggactgcAGAGACGAGTTGG ATTCGGTGCCGAAGCAGGAGCAGAAGCCGCTGGTCCAGGAGTCGGCCTCCGCCAAGCCCGTGCAGAGCGTCGCCCCACAGGCCCGCGACTCCTCCGACTTCTCTGTGTGGGAGTCCGGGACAGACAGCCTTGTCAACCTGTGGGACAGTAGCTCCGGCCCTCCCCCCAACCCCTCCCAGACCTCCGGGTCCTCCAATCTGGTGGACCTGATGGGCGACGCTGCCCCGCCCAGCGCCTCCGCCACCAGCGCCAAGCCTCAGCCCCTCCTCAGCTTCGACGACATGGTGGACGGGACCTTCTGCCCGACCACTGTCGCCGAGGACGACCCCGCCAGCCTTGTGGACGTGACAGGCCCTGATCAGATGACCCTCAGCTACCAGCATGCACTACAGCATGCGTCCGCGGAGGGGAAGGAGATGGATGATGTTCAGCTGCTGTTGACCAATGGCGAGACGCTGCTGAAAGAAGGCACTCAG GCCAGTGAGGGCTATTTCAGCCAATCACAGGAGGAAGAATTTGGCCAACCAGAGGAGTCCTCGGCTAAACCTGCGCCGGTCTTTTATAACAAGCCACCAG agatTGACATTACGTGCTGGGACACGGACCCCGTGGTCGACGATGACGATGACTAA
- the dbn1 gene encoding drebrin isoform X1: MAVNLGKNRLALLTAYQDVIDETSDTDWALYTYEDDSNDLTLASSGGGGLAEITLTFDSARVMYGFCSLKEPTAALPRYILINWVGEDVPDARKCACASHVATIADFLQVRPTTGVEVTVNASSLDDIDPLAIGQRLTNGTAVVASPVLSRLKTREEEHRDVGTVYEKTNAEVEMKKINREEFWEQAKREEEVRKEEEKKKAAEERQRFEEERMELERKEQESREQRYRERERQIEEHRKKLQEEEEAKERLRSQTTIAAELSIDDLNLDKKETEVEEAKAIIAQRSGNPREFFKQKERAMTISVDTSPVSIHRTGRLDSPFLKQQHSPSSPSPTPPPWGASPLRTPPHARTQPAAAAGDDDDEASTEHNMAAVSPIPKIVTTSIKEDFCREEEEDCRDELDSVPKQEQKPLVQESASAKPVQSVAPQARDSSDFSVWESGTDSLVNLWDSSSGPPPNPSQTSGSSNLVDLMGDAAPPSASATSAKPQPLLSFDDMVDGTFCPTTVAEDDPASLVDVTGPDQMTLSYQHALQHASAEGKEMDDVQLLLTNGETLLKEGTQASEGYFSQSQEEEFGQPEESSAKPAPVFYNKPPEIDITCWDTDPVVDDDDD, encoded by the exons gGCCTTGTACACATATGAGGATGACAGCAATGATTTGACACTGGCATCATCAGGAG GAGGCGGTCTGGCAGAGATCACACTGACCTTTGACAGCGCCAGGGTGATGTACGGCTTCTGCAGCCTGAAGGAGCCCACCGCCGCTCTGCCACGATACATCCTCATCAACTGG gtgggGGAAGATGTGCCGGACGCCAGGAAGTGTGCCTGTGCCAGCCACGTGGCCACCATCGCAGACTTCTTACAGGTCAGACCTACCACG GGGGTGGAGGTCACCGTGAACGCCAGCAGTCTGGACGACATCGACCCGTTAGCCATCGGGCAGCGGCTGACCAACGGGACGGCGGTGGTGGCGAGTCCAGTGCTGAGCCGCCTGAAAACCCGAGAGGAAGAGCACAGAGACGTG GGCACGGTGTACGAGAAGACCAATGCAGAGGTGGAGATGAAGAAAATAAATAGAGAGGAGTTTTGGGAGCAGGCCAAG CGCGAGGAAGAggtgaggaaggaggaggagaagaagaaggcgGCAGAGGAGCGGCAGCGCTTCGAGGAGGAGCGTATGGAGCTGGAGAGGAAAGAGCAGGAGAGCCGGGAGCAGCGGTACCGCGAGAGGGAGAGGCAGATCGAGGAGCACAG GAAGAAGttgcaggaagaggaagaggccaAAGAGAGGTTGCGGAGCCAGACCACCATT GCAGCAGAGCTGAGCATCGACGATCTGAATCTGGATAAGAAAGAGACTGAGGTGGAG GAGGCGAAGGCCATCATCGCTCAGCGGTCAGGAAACCCTCGGGAGTTTttcaagcagaaagagagagccaTGACCATCAGCGTCGACACCTCACCCGTCTCCATCCACAGGACCG GCCGCTTGGACAGCCCGTTCTTGAAGCAGCAGCACAGTCCCAGCAGCCCCAGTCCGACTCCCCCACCCTGGGGCGCCTCGCCCCTCCGCACCCCGCCACACGCACGGACGCAGCCCGCCGCTGCCGCCG GGGATGATGACGATGAAGCAAGCACAGAGCACAACATGGCCGCGGTGTCGCCCATTCCTAAAATAGTCACCACGTCCATCAAAGAGGACTTctgcagggaggaggaggaggactgcAGAGACGAGTTGG ATTCGGTGCCGAAGCAGGAGCAGAAGCCGCTGGTCCAGGAGTCGGCCTCCGCCAAGCCCGTGCAGAGCGTCGCCCCACAGGCCCGCGACTCCTCCGACTTCTCTGTGTGGGAGTCCGGGACAGACAGCCTTGTCAACCTGTGGGACAGTAGCTCCGGCCCTCCCCCCAACCCCTCCCAGACCTCCGGGTCCTCCAATCTGGTGGACCTGATGGGCGACGCTGCCCCGCCCAGCGCCTCCGCCACCAGCGCCAAGCCTCAGCCCCTCCTCAGCTTCGACGACATGGTGGACGGGACCTTCTGCCCGACCACTGTCGCCGAGGACGACCCCGCCAGCCTTGTGGACGTGACAGGCCCTGATCAGATGACCCTCAGCTACCAGCATGCACTACAGCATGCGTCCGCGGAGGGGAAGGAGATGGATGATGTTCAGCTGCTGTTGACCAATGGCGAGACGCTGCTGAAAGAAGGCACTCAG GCCAGTGAGGGCTATTTCAGCCAATCACAGGAGGAAGAATTTGGCCAACCAGAGGAGTCCTCGGCTAAACCTGCGCCGGTCTTTTATAACAAGCCACCAG agatTGACATTACGTGCTGGGACACGGACCCCGTGGTCGACGATGACGATGACTAA